In one window of Chelmon rostratus isolate fCheRos1 chromosome 19, fCheRos1.pri, whole genome shotgun sequence DNA:
- the marveld2a gene encoding MARVEL domain-containing protein 2 yields MSYGGGFYGRTERVRQVPHYDQVPQGSLPRADSDDLPPLREQRAARHAQSADPLPPPPLPDQPPVGPEFDPSGSEDNADQDPDPALDIKPVHRFIPDSWKNFFRGSNRSSNKPWSMSASSSNNNNSTTEGVRCSPPQSPSVHGSYRDPYGGSGGSYNSRKELLEPRDGHESMSGRTYRTGLTYSERVEEYHQRYAYMKSWAGLLRILGCVELLLGAAVFACVCAYIHKDNLFENSYPGAGFYGAGTGGIYYTGPKTPFVLVVAGLAWLVTVIVLVLGMTMYYRTILLDSSWWPLTEFTINLALAVLYMAAGIVYVQDTTRGGLCSYPAFNNVINGAFCRTEAGQTAAIIFLFVTMVVYLIGAMVSLKLWRHEAARRHRESYGQEMHPSDMRAAQSLMVPDSAPAAKGPEQVQGSSVVPIQAAPKAGPPKVLQGTIPSGHIPKPVILPDYIAKYPTIRSDEERDQFRAVFNDQYAEYKELHSEVQATLKKFDEMDGMMRTLPQNPTSQMEVDRINRILQEYQRKKNDPTFLEKKERCEYLKSKLSHIKQKIQEYDKVMEWNDGYS; encoded by the exons atgtCCTATGGAGGAGGCTTTTACGGACGCACTGAGCGCGTCCGCCAGGTGCCCCACTATGACCAGGTTCCACAGGGCTCCTTACCACGAGCCGACTCCGACGATCTGCCGCCGCTGAGGGAGCAGAGAGCCGCTCGCCACGCTCAGAGCGCcgaccccctccctcctccgcctctgCCGGACCAGCCTCCCGTGGGCCCCGAGTTCGATCCCAGCGGCAGCGAGGACAACGCGGACCAAGACCCCGACCCTGCCCTCGACATCAAACCGGTCCACCGCTTCATCCCCGACTCCTGGAAGAACTTCTTCAGAGGAAGTAACCGCAGCAGTAACAAGCCCTGGTCCATGTCCGCCTCCTcgtccaacaacaacaacagcaccacTGAGGGGGTGCGCTGCTCTCCTCCACAGTCTCCCTCCGTTCATGGATCATACCGGGACCCTTATGGCGGCTCAGGCGGCAGCTACAACTCACGCAAGGAGCTTCTGGAGCCACGGGACGGCCACGAGTCCATGTCAGGGCGCACCTACCGCACAGGTCTGACCTACAGCGAGCGGGTGGAGGAGTACCATCAGCGCTACGCCTACATGAAGTCCTGGGCCGGGCTGCTGAGGATTCTGGGCTGCGTGGAGCTCCTGCTGGGGGCAGCGGTGTTCGCCTGCGTCTGCGCTTACATCCACAAAGACAACCTGTTTGAAAACTCGTATCCTGGAGCGGGTTTCTACGGTGCCGGCACAGGTGGGATCTACTACACAGGCCCCAAGACCCCGTTTGTGTTGGTGGTGGCTGGGCTGGCCTGGTTGGTGACTGTGATAGTGTTAGTGCTGGGGATGACCATGTACTACCGCACCATCCTGCTGGACTCCTCCTGGTGGCCTCTGACAGAGTTCACCATAAACCTGGCTCTGGCTGTGCTGTACATGGCAGCAG GCATTGTTTATGTCCAAGACACGACCCGCGGGGGGCTCTGCTCCTACCCGGCCTTTAACAATGTCATCAATGGGGCGTTCTGCAGAACAGAGGCGGGCCAGACCGCGGCCATCATCTTCCTGTTTGTCACCATGGTTGTGTATCTGATCGGAGCCATGGTGAGCCTAAAGCTGTGGAGGCATGAAGCTGCACGCAGACACAGGGAGAGTTACGGCCAGGAG ATGCATCCCTCCGACATGCGAGCTGCACAGTCTCTG atgGTTCCGGATTCAGCTCCTGCGGCCAAAGGTCCAGAACAGGTTCAGGGCTCCTCAGTCGTTCCCATCCAGGCTGCTCCTAAAGCGGGTCCACCAAAGGTTTTACAGGGAACTATTCCATCAGGACACATCCCAAAACCTGTTATTCTGCCTGACTACATAGC gaagtACCCGACGATCCGGTCCGACGAGGAGCGGGACCAGTTCCGAGCCGTGTTCAACGACCAGTACGCAGAGTACAAAGAGCTGCACTCAGAGGTGCAGGCGACCCTCAAGAAGTTTGACGAGATGGATGGCATGATGCGCACCCTGCCCCAGAACCCCACCAGCCAGATG GAGGTCGATCGCATCAACAGAATCCTTCAGGAGtaccagaggaagaaaaat GACCCGACCTTCCTGGAGAAGAAGGAGCGCTGCGAGTACCTGAAGAGCAAACTGTCGCACATCAAGCAGAAGATCCAAGAATACGATAAAGTCATGGAGTGGAACGACGGATACAGCTAA